The following coding sequences are from one Culex quinquefasciatus strain JHB chromosome 1, VPISU_Cqui_1.0_pri_paternal, whole genome shotgun sequence window:
- the LOC119771176 gene encoding zinc finger protein 99-like isoform X2, which produces MTELKSDNSVVKVENIGPEENTEIYKTIFITEESEPINGDLLADEDIKQEIIELGEYELNVPAVEPAQEATVSNESSVSKEPVIMLEKRLRHPRNMPYPRKECEHCGKTFAFQYNLAVHRVKEHGSTETPTKICLPPKTSLPPNLRCDQCGKLYRHKANLATHKAKVHGIGEAPPKSSVHTCKHCKKQVTSWKSLVEHLKFIHGEIIDPTQIALCPLCLKRFTTAEELSGHSCSRRNQGEMDLPFKCDLCGKAYSGQTAIG; this is translated from the exons ATGACAGAACTGAAATCAGATAATTCTGTAGTGAAAGTGGAAAATATCGGTCCGGAGGAGAATACAGAAATCTACAAAACGATATTCATAACGGAAGAATCC GAGCCAATAAATGGTGATCTTTTAGCAGACGAAGATATTAAGCAAGAAATCATAGAGTTGGGAGAGTACGAACTGAATGTTCCCGCCGTTGAACCAGCGCAAGAGGCCACCGTGTCAAATGAATCTTCAGTGTCCAAGGAACCCGTAATAATGTTGGAAAAACGGCTGAGACATCCTAGGAATATGCCGTACCCAAGGAAGGAATGCGAGCATTGTGGCAAAACGTTCGCCTTCCAATACAATCTAGCCGTGCACCGGGTCAAGGAACACGGAAGTACGGAAACGCCTACGAAAATTTGTTTACCACCCAAGACATCGTTGCCGCCAAACCTCCGCTGCGACCAGTGTGGTAAATTGTACCGTCATAAGGCTAATCTCGCGACTCACAAGGCTAAAGTTCACGGCATTGGAGAAGCCCCACCAAAAAGCTCTGTTCACACCTGCAAGCACTGTAAAAAGCAGGTAACATCGTGGAAATCTTTGGTCGAACACCTGAAGTTCATTCACGGAGAAATCATCGACCCGACGCAGATTGCTCTATGTCCATTGTGCCTCAAGAGATTTACTACGGCCGAGGAATTGTCGGGGCATTCCTGCAGCAGGAGAAATCAAGGGGAAATGGATCTTCCTTTCAAGTGCGACTTGTGCGGTAAAGCTTATTCCGGCCAAACAG
- the LOC6036964 gene encoding uncharacterized protein LOC6036964 yields MLWSHLQGTEGKGAQTCRSRIRKWGHGSNVNVHVRQQPWNVLEEPVPTEGGSSYSTAIKPSPLSSRLRQMAFTSTSMACVTEGESDGDNDTPKHHAVKYDPQDRPLTAAVAISRNRPASFASAADMSMMESSGSKSEATEVDAPPHAHAKNTPTCVAGGNSSSSS; encoded by the coding sequence ATGCTCTGGTCCCACTTGCAAGGGACCGAAGGTAAAGGAGCGCAAACCTGCCGCAGTCGGATCCGGAAGTGGGGACACGGGTCAAATGTCAACGTGCACGTGCGGCAGCAGCCGTGGAATGTCCTTGAGGAACCAGTACCGACGGAAGGAGGATCAAGCTATTCCACCGCCATCAAGCCCTCTCCGTTGTCGTCCAGATTGAGACAGATGGCGTTCACGTCGACGTCGATGGCCTGTGTGACGGAGGGTGAAAGCGACGGGGATAACGATACGCCGAAGCATCATGCTGTAAAGTACGATCCTCAGGATCGTCCTCTCACCGCTGCAGTGGCCATAAGCAGGAATCGTCCGGCATCATTCGCGTCCGCAGCAGACATGAGCATGATGGAAAGTAGCGGCAGCAAGTCGGAAGCAACCGAAGTAGACGCCCCGCCTCACGCTCACGCCAAGAACACGCCAACCTGCGTTGCGGGAGGAAATTCGTCATCTTCGTCGTAG
- the LOC6036963 gene encoding uncharacterized protein LOC6036963 isoform X1: MSAQSVKIVIPVESSAEQEVEHQRNSRKMLKEVQNSSAMNKENVIKSVLGSKLPAFMAHKELAKKTLFVDPAEAAIELKRKKMVQSQSSQTSPEKASGSKPTITEEDLTSVEGPSQQYWEVLAEKRRAALEESLSENMDLYEKLSSLEEELSTSKQMLQESRNLVEVLTELLQEGEAEKEEAAAVGKHGGGASLEDDSGVVPEVPSDDDDDSL, translated from the exons ATGTCCGCACAAAGTGTTAAAATCGTCATCCCGGTGGAATCCAGTGCAGAGCAGGAGGTA GAGCACCAACGAAACTCGCGCAAGATGCTAAAGGAGGTTCAGAACAGTTCCGCCATGAACAAGGAAAATGTCATCAAGTCGGTGTTGGGCTCGAAGCTGCCGGCCTTCATGGCCCACAAGGAGCTGGCCAAAAAGACACTGTT TGTCGACCCGGCGGAGGCCGCCATCGAGCTGAAGCGCAAAAAGATGGTCCAGTCCCAGTCGAGCCAGACGTCGCCGGAGAAGGCGTCCGGCTCGAAGCCGACCATCACCGAGGAGGACCTGACCTCAGTCGAAGGTCCCAGCCAGCAGTACTGGGAGGTGCTGGCCGAGAAGCGACGCGCCGCCCTCGAGGAGTCCCTCTCGGAGAACATGGACCTGTACGAGAAGCTTTCGTCGCTCGAGGAGGAACTCAGCACGTCCAAGCAGATGCTGCAGGAGTCGCGCAATCTCGTCGAAGTGCTGACCGAGCTGCTGCAGGAGGGCGAAGCCGAGAAGGAGGAAGCCGCTGCGGTTGGGAAGCACGGCGGCGGAGCCAGCTTGGAGGACGACAGTGGCGTCGTGCCGGAAGTTccgagcgacgacgacgacgattcgCTGTGA
- the LOC119771176 gene encoding zinc finger protein 62 homolog isoform X1 — translation MTELKSDNSVVKVENIGPEENTEIYKTIFITEESEPINGDLLADEDIKQEIIELGEYELNVPAVEPAQEATVSNESSVSKEPVIMLEKRLRHPRNMPYPRKECEHCGKTFAFQYNLAVHRVKEHGSTETPTKICLPPKTSLPPNLRCDQCGKLYRHKANLATHKAKVHGIGEAPPKSSVHTCKHCKKQVTSWKSLVEHLKFIHGEIIDPTQIALCPLCLKRFTTAEELSGHSCSRRNQGEMDLPFKCDLCGKAYSGQTGLYAHYSVHPEYHNFKCDQCPSGFFNKVRLTIHKKALHVSKDDYLECNICNVRYKSQRVLRRHQKLHAIRAYCCEFCGKSYETRERLGAHQYNKHAIQDALPYKCSFPQCDKSFLYNSQLKSHEQCHMNKKSPLYAQRDPE, via the exons ATGACAGAACTGAAATCAGATAATTCTGTAGTGAAAGTGGAAAATATCGGTCCGGAGGAGAATACAGAAATCTACAAAACGATATTCATAACGGAAGAATCC GAGCCAATAAATGGTGATCTTTTAGCAGACGAAGATATTAAGCAAGAAATCATAGAGTTGGGAGAGTACGAACTGAATGTTCCCGCCGTTGAACCAGCGCAAGAGGCCACCGTGTCAAATGAATCTTCAGTGTCCAAGGAACCCGTAATAATGTTGGAAAAACGGCTGAGACATCCTAGGAATATGCCGTACCCAAGGAAGGAATGCGAGCATTGTGGCAAAACGTTCGCCTTCCAATACAATCTAGCCGTGCACCGGGTCAAGGAACACGGAAGTACGGAAACGCCTACGAAAATTTGTTTACCACCCAAGACATCGTTGCCGCCAAACCTCCGCTGCGACCAGTGTGGTAAATTGTACCGTCATAAGGCTAATCTCGCGACTCACAAGGCTAAAGTTCACGGCATTGGAGAAGCCCCACCAAAAAGCTCTGTTCACACCTGCAAGCACTGTAAAAAGCAGGTAACATCGTGGAAATCTTTGGTCGAACACCTGAAGTTCATTCACGGAGAAATCATCGACCCGACGCAGATTGCTCTATGTCCATTGTGCCTCAAGAGATTTACTACGGCCGAGGAATTGTCGGGGCATTCCTGCAGCAGGAGAAATCAAGGGGAAATGGATCTTCCTTTCAAGTGCGACTTGTGCGGTAAAGCTTATTCCGGCCAAACAGGTTTGTATGCCCATTATTCCGTTCATCCGGAATACCACAACTTTAAATGCGATCAATGCCCGAGCGGATTCTTCAACAAAGTGCGACTTACCATTCACAAAAAGGCATTACACGTATCAAAAGACGATTACCTTGAGTGTAACATCTGTAACGTGCGCTACAAAAGCCAACGTGTCTTGAGACGACACCAGAAACTTCACGCCATTCGTGCATACTGTTGTGAATTTTGTGGGAAAAGCTACGAGACTCGTGAAAGACTCGGAGCGCATCAATACAATAAACACGCGATTCAGGACGCGCTGCCATACAAATGCTCCTTTCCTCAGTGTGATAAAAGCTTCCTCTACAACAGCCAGCTGAAATCGCACGAGCAATGCCACATGAATAAGAAGAGTCCGTTGTACGCACAGCGGGATCCTGAATGA
- the LOC6036963 gene encoding uncharacterized protein LOC6036963 isoform X2 — protein MSAQSVKIVIPVESSAEQEEHQRNSRKMLKEVQNSSAMNKENVIKSVLGSKLPAFMAHKELAKKTLFVDPAEAAIELKRKKMVQSQSSQTSPEKASGSKPTITEEDLTSVEGPSQQYWEVLAEKRRAALEESLSENMDLYEKLSSLEEELSTSKQMLQESRNLVEVLTELLQEGEAEKEEAAAVGKHGGGASLEDDSGVVPEVPSDDDDDSL, from the exons ATGTCCGCACAAAGTGTTAAAATCGTCATCCCGGTGGAATCCAGTGCAGAGCAGGAG GAGCACCAACGAAACTCGCGCAAGATGCTAAAGGAGGTTCAGAACAGTTCCGCCATGAACAAGGAAAATGTCATCAAGTCGGTGTTGGGCTCGAAGCTGCCGGCCTTCATGGCCCACAAGGAGCTGGCCAAAAAGACACTGTT TGTCGACCCGGCGGAGGCCGCCATCGAGCTGAAGCGCAAAAAGATGGTCCAGTCCCAGTCGAGCCAGACGTCGCCGGAGAAGGCGTCCGGCTCGAAGCCGACCATCACCGAGGAGGACCTGACCTCAGTCGAAGGTCCCAGCCAGCAGTACTGGGAGGTGCTGGCCGAGAAGCGACGCGCCGCCCTCGAGGAGTCCCTCTCGGAGAACATGGACCTGTACGAGAAGCTTTCGTCGCTCGAGGAGGAACTCAGCACGTCCAAGCAGATGCTGCAGGAGTCGCGCAATCTCGTCGAAGTGCTGACCGAGCTGCTGCAGGAGGGCGAAGCCGAGAAGGAGGAAGCCGCTGCGGTTGGGAAGCACGGCGGCGGAGCCAGCTTGGAGGACGACAGTGGCGTCGTGCCGGAAGTTccgagcgacgacgacgacgattcgCTGTGA
- the LOC119771174 gene encoding zinc finger protein 624-like — MAELKTDDSEVKEGNIGPEESTVIYKTIFIQEESELINGDLLADEDIKQEIIELEEYELNVPAVEPAQEATVSNESSVSKEPVIMLEKRLRHPRNMPYPRKECEHCGKTFAFQYNLAVHRVKEHGSTETPTKICLPPKTSLPPNLRCDQCGKLYHHKANLAKHKAKVHGIGEAPPKSFVHTCKHCKKQLTSWKSLVEHLKFIHGEIIDPTQIALCPLCLKRFTTAEELSGHSCSRRNQGEMDLPFKCDLCDKAYSGQTSLYAHYSVHPEYHNFKCDQCPSGFFNKTRLNIHKKALHVSKDDYLECNICNMRYKNQQVLRYHQKLHAIRAYCCEFCGKSFETRERLRAHQYNKHAIQDALPYKCSFPKCDKSFLYNCQLKSHEQCHKNKKSPLYVQRDPE; from the exons ATGGCAGAACTGAAAACAGATGATTCCGAAGTGAAAGAGGGAAATATCGGTCCGGAGGAGAGTACAGTGATCTACAAAACGATATTCATACAGGAAGAATCC GAGCTAATAAATGGTGATCTTTTAGCAGACGAAGATATTAAGCAAGAAATCATAGAGTTGGAAGAGTACGAACTGAATGTTCCCGCCGTTGAACCAGCGCAAGAGGCCACCGTGTCAAATGAATCTTCAGTGTCCAAGGAACCCGTAATAATGTTGGAAAAACGGCTGAGACATCCTAGGAATATGCCGTACCCAAGGAAGGAATGCGAGCATTGTGGTAAAACGTTCGCCTTCCAATACAATCTGGCCGTGCACCGGGTCAAGGAACACGGAAGTACGGAAACACCTACGAAAATTTGTTTACCACCAAAGACTTCGTTGCCGCCAAACCTCCGCTGCGACCAGTGTGGTAAATTGTACCATCATAAGGCTAATCTCGCGAAACACAAAGCTAAAGTTCACGGCATTGGAGAAGCCCCACCAAAAAGTTTTGTTCACACCTGCAAGCACTGTAAAAAGCAGCTAACATCGTGGAAATCTTTGGTCGAACACCTGAAGTTCATTCACGGAGAAATCATCGACCCGACGCAGATTGCTCTATGTCCATTGTGCCTCAAGAGATTTACTACGGCCGAGGAATTGTCGGGGCATTCTTGCAGCAGGAGAAATCAAGGGGAAATGGATCTTCCATTCAAGTGCGACTTGTGCGATAAAGCTTATTCCGGCCAAACAAGTTTGTATGCCCATTATTCCGTTCATCCGGAATACCACAACTTTAAATGCGATCAATGCCCGAGCGGATTCTTCAACAAAACGCGACTCAACATCCACAAAAAGGCATTACACGTATCAAAAGACGATTACCTTGAGTGTAACATCTGTAACATGCGCTACAAAAACCAACAAGTATTGAGATATCACCAGAAACTTCACGCCATTCGTGCATACTGTTGTGAATTTTGTGGCAAAAGCTTCGAGACTCGTGAAAGACTCCGAGCGCATCAATACAATAAACACGCGATTCAGGACGCGCTGCCATACAAATGCTCCTTTCCTAAGTGTGATAAAAGCTTCCTCTACAACTGCCAGCTGAAATCGCACGAGCAATGCCACAAGAATAAGAAGAGTCCGCTGTATGTACAGCGGGATCCTGAATGA